One Chloroflexota bacterium genomic region harbors:
- the folB gene encoding dihydroneopterin aldolase gives MGATRDDTDKVFLHGLVFYGYHGVGAAEKARGQRFIVDITMECDTRAAGASDNLEDAVDYVPVYDIAKEALEGESKDLIESVAEQIATRIFAETAASAVSISIKKPEVAIKGSILSYAGIQIYRQRQD, from the coding sequence ATGGGAGCGACTAGAGATGACACGGACAAAGTATTTCTGCACGGGCTTGTCTTCTATGGCTACCACGGGGTCGGCGCGGCGGAGAAGGCGAGGGGACAGCGCTTCATAGTGGACATAACGATGGAGTGCGACACGCGCGCAGCCGGAGCATCGGACAACCTTGAAGACGCGGTGGATTACGTCCCAGTGTACGACATCGCCAAGGAGGCGCTCGAAGGCGAAAGCAAAGACTTGATAGAAAGCGTCGCCGAGCAGATCGCAACGCGCATATTCGCCGAGACCGCCGCGAGCGCCGTCAGCATTAGCATCAAGAAGCCCGAAGTGGCAATCAAGGGTAGTATCTTGTCATACGCAGGCATACAGATATACAGGCAGCGGCAAGACTGA
- the solA gene encoding N-methyl-L-tryptophan oxidase, translated as MTTTQHYDAIVIGLGGMGSATLYQLAQRGKRALGIEQFGIAHDQGSSHGVTRIIRLAYHEHPSYVPLMRRAYELWHDLETTADEQILHITGSIDAGPPDGSNFNGSLLSCEEHDLPHDVLTSAELTKRFPAYRLPSDTMAVYQGDGGFLLPERCISLFVERAQALGAAVHTGERTLEWQPITNGVRVRTDRGEYGAETLVICAGAWAYKLLPGISAAAVPERQALAWFNTLQPELYTPDSFPVFNLVVDEGQFYGFPEFGIPGFKLGKYHHFFEDVDPDTIDREPNAADEAVLRDFTEKYFPAAAGATSSMKVCMFTNSPDEHFIIDRLPDAPQVSVAAGFSGHGFKFSSVVGEIMADLALDGATKHDIGMFKLARFD; from the coding sequence ATGACTACGACACAGCACTACGACGCCATCGTCATAGGGCTGGGCGGCATGGGCAGCGCAACGCTGTATCAACTCGCGCAGCGGGGCAAACGCGCGTTGGGCATCGAACAGTTCGGCATCGCGCACGACCAAGGCTCGTCGCACGGCGTAACGCGCATCATCCGGCTGGCGTACCACGAGCATCCGTCGTATGTGCCGCTGATGCGCCGCGCCTACGAACTCTGGCACGACCTCGAAACCACAGCGGACGAACAGATTTTGCACATCACAGGCTCGATAGACGCCGGTCCGCCGGACGGATCGAACTTCAACGGCTCACTGCTGTCCTGCGAAGAGCACGACCTGCCGCACGATGTGCTGACAAGCGCCGAGCTTACCAAGCGTTTCCCAGCCTACCGCCTGCCGTCCGACACGATGGCGGTGTATCAAGGCGATGGCGGTTTTCTGCTGCCGGAGCGGTGCATATCGCTGTTCGTGGAGCGCGCGCAGGCTTTGGGCGCCGCCGTCCATACGGGCGAGCGAACATTGGAGTGGCAGCCAATCACGAACGGCGTGCGCGTGCGAACGGACCGCGGCGAGTACGGAGCCGAAACGCTTGTCATCTGCGCCGGCGCATGGGCGTACAAACTGCTTCCCGGCATAAGCGCGGCGGCAGTCCCGGAACGGCAGGCGCTGGCATGGTTCAATACGCTGCAACCTGAGCTGTACACGCCCGACTCGTTCCCTGTCTTCAATCTAGTCGTGGACGAAGGGCAGTTCTACGGCTTCCCGGAGTTCGGCATTCCCGGCTTCAAGCTCGGCAAATATCACCACTTCTTCGAGGATGTTGATCCGGACACAATCGACCGCGAGCCAAACGCCGCTGACGAAGCAGTGCTGCGAGACTTCACCGAGAAGTACTTCCCCGCAGCCGCCGGTGCGACATCATCGATGAAGGTGTGCATGTTCACCAACAGCCCTGACGAACACTTCATCATCGACCGCCTGCCCGACGCGCCGCAGGTCTCAGTTGCGGCGGGATTCTCCGGGCACGGGTTCAAGTTCTCCAGCGTCGTAGGCGAGATTATGGCAGACTTAGCCCTGGACGGCGCGACAAAACACGACATTGGGATGTTCAAGCTGGCGCGGTTCGACTGA
- the cofE gene encoding coenzyme F420-0:L-glutamate ligase yields the protein MNEVPRIEVIGITGIPEITGGESLGSLISNAARAQETPLQSGDVLVVTQKIISKAEHRLIDLNTIEPSPLAVNFAAETHKDARLVELVLRESRAVVRMESERGIIISETRQGFVCANAGIDASNVPGVDVVCLLPEDSDRSAREIRDEIASVTGGVDVAVVVSDTFGRAWRDGHANIAIGVAGMNPVKDYRGTYDVNGMELKVTTIAAADELAAAAELAMAKAIQVPVALIRGYDYEPMQDATIAPLIRERSKDMFR from the coding sequence ATGAACGAGGTCCCGCGCATCGAAGTCATTGGCATCACCGGCATTCCGGAGATTACCGGCGGCGAATCGTTAGGCAGTCTAATATCGAACGCAGCGCGCGCGCAAGAAACACCACTTCAGTCGGGCGATGTCCTTGTCGTGACGCAGAAAATTATCTCCAAGGCAGAACACCGACTCATAGACTTGAACACAATTGAGCCATCGCCGCTCGCGGTGAATTTCGCCGCCGAGACACACAAAGACGCCCGACTCGTCGAGCTTGTACTGCGCGAGAGCCGCGCAGTTGTGCGGATGGAATCGGAGCGCGGCATCATCATCAGCGAGACGCGGCAGGGCTTCGTGTGCGCGAACGCCGGCATCGACGCGTCAAATGTGCCGGGCGTCGATGTTGTCTGCCTCCTGCCCGAAGACTCCGATCGCTCGGCGCGTGAAATACGTGATGAGATTGCGAGCGTAACGGGCGGCGTCGATGTAGCGGTGGTAGTATCGGACACATTCGGGCGCGCTTGGCGCGATGGGCATGCGAACATCGCCATCGGCGTCGCGGGCATGAACCCGGTCAAGGACTATCGCGGCACTTACGACGTGAACGGCATGGAACTTAAGGTAACAACCATCGCCGCCGCAGACGAACTCGCCGCAGCGGCAGAACTCGCGATGGCAAAGGCGATCCAAGTGCCGGTCGCCCTAATTCGCGGCTACGACTACGAACCGATGCAAGACGCCACCATCGCGCCGCTAATCCGCGAACGCTCGAAGGACATGTTTAGGTAG
- the glpK gene encoding glycerol kinase GlpK, producing MTTSGYILAIDQGTTGTTALLVDGSGRVVWQAYREITQIYPQPGWVEHDPNDIFESVIETVDELLEATEIGVRQINSIGITNQRETTIVWERSTGKPVFNAIVWQCRRTAPLCDALKARGLDADVVERTGLPIDAYFPATKIRWILDHIPDGQRRAENGELAFGTVDSWLMWQLTNGTLHTTDVTNASRSMLYNIDTLEWDADLLSALDIPDAMLPAVQPSSVVFGYTGGNFFGGHAIPIAGVAGDQHAALFGQACFDPGMAKNTYGTGSFILINSGAERVHSRQGLLSIIAWGIGDSVTYGLEGSIFSTGATVQWLRDGLQFIEESSDVEALAASVEDNGGVYLVPAFTGLGAPHWDMYARGTMLGITRGTERGHIARAALESTAYQTRDAMDAMKRDTGLDIPLLRVDGGATANELMMQFQADILGISIERHATAETTALGAAYLAGLATGFWQDTTEIAQNWESDKRFEPTMSAERRDRLYAKWQRAVGRAKAWERA from the coding sequence ATGACAACATCGGGATACATACTGGCGATAGACCAAGGCACGACAGGCACGACCGCCCTGCTGGTGGACGGCTCCGGGCGTGTCGTGTGGCAGGCATACCGCGAGATTACGCAGATTTACCCGCAGCCGGGCTGGGTCGAGCACGACCCGAATGACATCTTCGAATCGGTGATTGAAACGGTGGACGAGCTGTTGGAAGCAACCGAGATTGGCGTGCGACAGATTAACTCCATCGGCATCACGAACCAGCGCGAGACGACAATAGTCTGGGAGCGCAGCACAGGCAAGCCGGTGTTCAACGCAATTGTCTGGCAATGCCGCAGGACTGCGCCGCTCTGCGATGCGCTGAAGGCGCGCGGATTGGACGCCGATGTCGTGGAGAGAACCGGGCTGCCCATCGACGCGTACTTCCCCGCGACCAAGATTCGCTGGATACTCGACCACATCCCGGACGGACAGCGGCGCGCCGAGAATGGCGAGCTCGCATTCGGCACGGTCGATTCGTGGCTGATGTGGCAGCTGACGAACGGCACTCTGCACACCACCGATGTTACGAACGCATCGCGCTCAATGCTGTACAACATCGACACCCTCGAATGGGACGCGGATTTGCTAAGTGCGCTGGACATTCCCGACGCAATGCTGCCCGCAGTACAGCCATCGAGCGTTGTATTCGGCTACACGGGCGGCAACTTCTTCGGTGGTCATGCGATACCCATCGCGGGCGTTGCGGGCGACCAGCATGCCGCGCTGTTCGGGCAGGCGTGCTTTGATCCGGGCATGGCGAAGAATACCTATGGCACGGGGTCGTTCATCCTCATCAACAGCGGCGCGGAACGCGTGCACTCGCGGCAAGGCTTGCTGTCCATCATCGCCTGGGGCATCGGCGACAGCGTAACCTACGGTTTGGAGGGCAGCATTTTCTCCACCGGCGCGACCGTGCAATGGCTGCGCGACGGCTTGCAGTTCATCGAAGAGTCGTCAGATGTGGAAGCTCTCGCGGCGTCAGTCGAAGACAATGGCGGCGTATATCTCGTGCCGGCGTTCACCGGGCTGGGCGCGCCGCACTGGGACATGTACGCGCGCGGCACAATGCTGGGCATAACACGCGGCACTGAGCGCGGACACATCGCGCGCGCCGCCCTAGAATCGACCGCATACCAGACGCGAGATGCGATGGACGCGATGAAACGTGACACAGGATTGGATATTCCGCTGCTGCGCGTGGACGGCGGCGCCACCGCGAATGAACTGATGATGCAGTTCCAAGCAGACATTCTCGGCATATCCATCGAGCGGCACGCCACCGCGGAGACAACCGCACTTGGCGCAGCGTATCTCGCCGGACTCGCCACCGGATTTTGGCAAGATACGACCGAAATTGCGCAGAATTGGGAGAGCGACAAGCGCTTCGAGCCGACGATGAGCGCCGAACGCCGTGATAGGCTGTACGCTAAGTGGCAGCGCGCGGTGGGAAGAGCAAAGGCTTGGGAGCGGGCGTAG
- a CDS encoding Ldh family oxidoreductase gives MPTVQADRLQNIAAQLLIGAGASEEEADIVSRHSIGANLAGHDSHGIIQIPTYIDRAKRGHIVPGAPFDIIRETSTTTVIDGNWGFGYVVSERAMEITIEKAKQHGVAAATVFRQSHVGRVADYPIMASHENMIGIMTADSGRSSKGVVPFGGREPRLGTNPICIAMPSKLEGPMFIDMATSAVAAGKLGVAVARGASVPEGWIIDKDGNPSTDPSDLRNGGAVLPLGGPEGHKGYGLSVMVEILSGILTGLGFGHDPSGRHNDGCFLAAFNVDAFRPVEEFKQEVTEFAQYLKSTPTAAGFSEVFYPGELEHLKEQTLLRDGITVEDSTWDALKALADEYGLTESLEM, from the coding sequence ATGCCTACCGTCCAAGCAGATCGATTGCAGAACATAGCGGCGCAGCTCCTCATCGGGGCGGGCGCGAGCGAGGAAGAAGCCGACATAGTCTCGCGGCACTCCATCGGCGCGAATCTTGCCGGTCATGATTCGCACGGGATCATCCAGATTCCCACATACATTGACCGCGCCAAGCGTGGGCATATTGTTCCCGGCGCGCCATTCGACATAATCCGCGAGACATCGACCACGACGGTGATAGACGGCAACTGGGGGTTCGGCTATGTCGTGTCGGAGCGGGCAATGGAGATTACCATCGAGAAGGCGAAGCAGCACGGAGTCGCCGCCGCGACGGTGTTCCGGCAAAGCCACGTCGGGCGTGTCGCGGACTACCCGATTATGGCATCCCACGAGAACATGATCGGCATAATGACCGCCGACTCCGGCAGGTCGTCTAAGGGCGTCGTGCCGTTCGGCGGACGCGAGCCGCGTCTTGGCACGAACCCGATCTGCATCGCCATGCCCAGCAAACTCGAAGGCCCGATGTTCATCGATATGGCGACTAGCGCGGTGGCGGCAGGCAAGCTCGGCGTTGCGGTCGCGCGCGGCGCGTCGGTGCCGGAAGGCTGGATTATCGACAAAGACGGCAATCCTTCGACCGATCCCAGCGACCTGCGAAACGGCGGCGCGGTGCTGCCGCTGGGCGGCCCTGAAGGGCATAAGGGATACGGGCTGTCCGTGATGGTCGAGATACTGTCCGGAATTCTCACCGGACTCGGCTTCGGGCACGACCCGTCTGGCCGCCACAATGACGGCTGCTTCCTCGCCGCGTTCAACGTGGATGCATTCCGCCCGGTCGAAGAGTTCAAGCAAGAGGTAACCGAGTTCGCGCAGTACCTGAAGAGCACGCCCACCGCCGCCGGATTCTCCGAGGTCTTCTACCCCGGCGAGTTGGAGCACTTGAAAGAACAGACGCTACTGCGCGACGGTATCACCGTCGAAGACAGCACATGGGACGCACTCAAAGCGCTCGCCGACGAATACGGGTTGACTGAATCGCTCGAAATGTAG
- a CDS encoding MFS transporter codes for MQHPHGTPEQHEHTPDPDVANHDDHGHGHGHHPQGIRGRGGFIISGLTGGHGVFHWFTQSLIVLLPEIREAFALSGGAVGGISTVRELVSGLVTLPGGIIADALRKYWGLVLALCMAFFGIGWLIIGLAPSYVILLVGMGVVALAASIWHLPAMASLSHHFSHRRGTALSFHGVGGQVGDVIAPPVTVLLLGILTWQQIISIYAAVPIFLAFLVYWAFKNIGRTGEEDTASRGDQWETSKRILLNPILWIVAFVGGIRGMAFIGLITFFPLFLDDIGLSPVSRGFHFGALLAVGIVATPIVGYLSDKLGRKIVLVPGLILLAVMAYFLGRAEPGILLIAIVLLMGTFLYGDQPILTALALDVVGDEVPTTVLGILSLERFVLSAASPLIAGWLYDNGFTFGGIELGGPEATFTYVAALFLIGAVILLVTPLPRPARSPGHH; via the coding sequence ATGCAGCATCCGCACGGCACACCAGAACAACACGAACATACACCTGACCCCGATGTCGCCAATCATGACGACCACGGACATGGACACGGACATCACCCGCAGGGAATACGCGGTAGAGGCGGATTCATCATCTCCGGCTTGACGGGCGGGCATGGCGTCTTCCACTGGTTCACGCAGAGCCTGATTGTCCTTTTGCCCGAGATACGCGAAGCTTTTGCGCTGAGCGGTGGCGCGGTAGGCGGCATCTCGACGGTGCGAGAGCTTGTGTCGGGGTTAGTAACGCTGCCCGGCGGCATCATCGCGGATGCGCTGCGCAAGTATTGGGGGCTGGTTCTCGCGCTGTGCATGGCATTCTTCGGCATTGGTTGGCTGATAATCGGTCTCGCGCCCAGCTATGTAATCTTGCTCGTTGGCATGGGCGTAGTCGCGCTGGCAGCGTCCATCTGGCACCTGCCGGCTATGGCGTCCTTGTCGCATCACTTTTCGCACCGCAGAGGCACGGCGCTGTCGTTCCATGGCGTTGGCGGGCAAGTCGGTGATGTCATTGCGCCGCCGGTTACCGTGCTGCTGCTCGGTATCTTGACATGGCAGCAAATTATCAGCATCTACGCAGCCGTTCCCATCTTCCTAGCTTTCCTTGTCTATTGGGCATTCAAGAACATCGGCAGGACAGGCGAAGAAGATACGGCAAGTCGTGGCGATCAGTGGGAAACATCAAAACGCATTCTACTCAATCCAATTTTGTGGATTGTCGCATTCGTTGGTGGCATACGAGGAATGGCGTTCATCGGGCTAATCACATTCTTTCCATTGTTCTTGGATGACATCGGGTTGTCTCCTGTATCCAGGGGCTTTCATTTTGGCGCGCTACTCGCGGTTGGAATAGTGGCGACACCGATTGTCGGATACCTTTCGGATAAGCTTGGCAGAAAGATTGTCCTCGTTCCCGGTCTGATATTGCTTGCCGTGATGGCGTATTTCCTTGGGCGAGCGGAGCCGGGCATACTACTCATCGCCATAGTATTGCTGATGGGCACTTTCCTGTACGGCGACCAGCCTATCCTGACGGCTCTGGCGCTCGACGTCGTGGGCGACGAAGTACCTACGACAGTGCTGGGAATTCTGTCGCTGGAGCGTTTCGTGCTCAGCGCGGCATCGCCTTTAATCGCCGGTTGGCTCTACGACAACGGCTTCACATTCGGCGGCATAGAACTCGGCGGGCCGGAAGCGACCTTCACCTATGTCGCTGCGCTGTTCTTGATTGGCGCGGTGATATTGCTGGTAACGCCACTGCCGCGTCCGGCGCGCTCGCCGGGGCATCATTGA
- a CDS encoding EVE domain-containing protein produces the protein MKSEPGAYSFSDLMGEEDSTAEWDGVRNYQARNMMRDDMKVGDSVIFYHSNAKPPGAVGTAVVVREGYPDHTAWDSESEHPDPRSTPDNPVWYMVDIKAVAEFERFVPLREIKATPGLEEMPLVKNSRLSVQPVTKQQWDIILALGAQE, from the coding sequence ATGAAATCAGAACCCGGCGCGTACTCGTTCAGCGACCTGATGGGCGAGGAAGACAGCACGGCTGAGTGGGACGGCGTGCGCAATTATCAGGCGCGGAACATGATGCGCGACGATATGAAAGTCGGCGATAGCGTCATCTTCTACCACTCGAACGCCAAGCCGCCCGGCGCGGTAGGCACGGCAGTCGTAGTGCGAGAGGGTTACCCCGACCACACGGCTTGGGATTCTGAATCGGAGCATCCCGATCCGAGAAGCACGCCGGACAATCCCGTCTGGTACATGGTGGACATAAAGGCGGTCGCAGAGTTCGAGCGGTTTGTCCCTCTACGCGAGATCAAGGCGACGCCGGGCTTAGAAGAGATGCCGCTGGTCAAGAACTCACGCCTATCCGTGCAGCCGGTCACCAAGCAGCAATGGGACATTATTCTGGCATTGGGCGCGCAGGAATAG
- a CDS encoding CoA ester lyase: MTILRSLLFVPGNQPRMLERASGLKPDAFIPDMEDSVPDDEKANARVVTASYLAQLAAAGARVIPRVNSLETGLLDDDLAAVVGEHISGVSVGKICTPEDIATISDKLEALERDAGLEVGSISLVPWIETAQAIVNLYAICTASPRIIGVAFGAEDFTNDMGIERTESETETYFARNSIAVAARAADVLALDTPYFGFRDPDGLRDNAQTAKQYGFKGKFAIHPAQIDIINQTFSPSAAEIEQARRVVEAYREAEGRGRGSTSLDGRVVDVPVVKRAEALLELAESLSSSE; the protein is encoded by the coding sequence ATGACTATTTTGAGAAGCCTGTTATTCGTGCCGGGCAACCAGCCACGCATGCTGGAACGCGCATCGGGGCTGAAGCCGGACGCGTTCATACCGGACATGGAAGACTCTGTGCCGGATGACGAGAAGGCTAACGCGCGGGTGGTTACGGCGTCGTATCTCGCGCAGCTGGCGGCGGCCGGCGCGCGCGTGATTCCCCGCGTAAACTCGCTGGAAACCGGGCTGCTGGACGACGATCTGGCGGCTGTGGTAGGCGAGCATATCTCCGGCGTGTCCGTCGGCAAGATATGCACCCCCGAAGACATCGCCACCATCAGCGACAAACTGGAGGCACTGGAACGCGACGCCGGCTTGGAAGTCGGCAGCATAAGCCTTGTGCCATGGATTGAGACCGCGCAGGCGATAGTAAACTTGTACGCGATATGCACGGCGTCACCGCGCATCATTGGCGTGGCGTTCGGCGCGGAGGACTTTACGAACGACATGGGCATCGAGCGCACCGAATCTGAAACCGAGACATATTTTGCGCGAAACAGCATCGCGGTGGCGGCGCGCGCTGCCGATGTGCTCGCGCTCGACACGCCGTACTTCGGCTTCCGGGATCCTGACGGCTTGCGCGATAACGCTCAGACAGCAAAGCAATACGGCTTCAAGGGCAAGTTCGCCATCCACCCGGCGCAGATCGACATTATCAACCAGACATTCTCGCCGTCCGCAGCCGAGATCGAGCAGGCGCGCCGCGTCGTAGAGGCGTACCGCGAGGCAGAGGGCAGAGGACGCGGCTCGACTTCGCTAGACGGTAGGGTAGTTGATGTGCCGGTCGTAAAGCGAGCAGAGGCACTGCTAGAACTGGCGGAATCGCTATCTTCGTCCGAGTGA
- the tenA gene encoding thiaminase II, whose product MGFSDDLRRECADIWDAEHNHPLVSGIGDGTLELAKFQYYMRQDYIYLIDFCRVIALAAAKTPNVGDMGWFAKLLDETLNTEMALHVSSCKEFGISEEELLATQASPTTHAYTRHLLQIAHRSSVGEISSAILPCMWGYSEIGQMLYDRGLPKNAPLYANWIEMYNSPEFAELAAWMRDFIDRIAADSGEEEVERMREAFRIGSKYEYMFWDAAWRMEEWPV is encoded by the coding sequence ATGGGGTTTTCGGATGACCTTCGGCGGGAGTGCGCCGATATTTGGGACGCGGAGCACAATCATCCGCTCGTCAGCGGCATCGGCGACGGCACGCTGGAATTGGCGAAGTTCCAGTATTACATGCGGCAGGATTACATCTACCTCATCGACTTCTGTCGCGTGATTGCGCTCGCCGCCGCCAAGACGCCCAACGTGGGCGACATGGGCTGGTTCGCCAAGCTGCTCGACGAGACGCTCAACACCGAGATGGCGCTGCATGTGAGCTCTTGCAAAGAGTTCGGCATCAGCGAGGAAGAACTGCTGGCGACACAAGCATCGCCGACCACGCACGCATACACGCGCCACCTCTTGCAGATTGCGCATCGCAGCAGCGTAGGCGAAATTTCGAGTGCGATACTGCCCTGCATGTGGGGCTACAGCGAGATAGGGCAGATGCTGTATGACCGCGGCTTGCCGAAAAACGCGCCACTATATGCCAACTGGATTGAGATGTACAACTCGCCGGAGTTCGCGGAACTAGCCGCCTGGATGCGCGATTTCATTGACCGAATCGCAGCCGACAGCGGCGAAGAAGAGGTCGAGCGCATGCGCGAAGCATTTCGGATTGGGAGCAAGTACGAGTACATGTTCTGGGATGCGGCGTGGCGTATGGAGGAGTGGCCCGTGTAG
- a CDS encoding MBL fold metallo-hydrolase, translating to MMNYICKTCGVEFSASESPPPNCPICDDPRQYVGWDGQQWTTMAELKAQGYVNETREIEPGLIGIGMTPSFSIGQRALLLQTPGGNVLYDCISLLDDSAIAAVNALGGIQVICFSHPHFYDSMVSWSLAFDDAAIIIPEADREHVMRPHANIRYWDGEPLEIMPGATLIQCGGHFDGSAVLHWAGGADGKGALFVGDSITVVPDRRFVSFMTSYPNLIPLSAPEIGRIVAAVDPYEFDRIYGGWWGRNVMQNAKDAVRRSAERYIAHIQG from the coding sequence ATGATGAACTACATCTGCAAGACCTGCGGCGTGGAGTTCTCGGCGAGCGAGTCGCCGCCGCCAAACTGCCCGATTTGCGACGACCCACGCCAGTATGTGGGCTGGGACGGGCAGCAATGGACCACGATGGCGGAACTCAAGGCGCAAGGCTATGTCAATGAAACCCGCGAGATAGAACCGGGCTTGATCGGCATTGGTATGACGCCGTCGTTTTCCATCGGGCAGCGCGCCCTGCTGCTGCAAACGCCCGGCGGCAATGTGCTGTACGACTGCATCAGCCTGCTGGACGACAGCGCCATTGCAGCGGTCAACGCGCTGGGCGGCATACAGGTTATCTGCTTCTCGCACCCGCATTTCTACGACAGCATGGTGAGCTGGAGTCTCGCGTTCGACGACGCTGCAATTATCATCCCGGAGGCGGACCGCGAGCATGTGATGCGCCCGCACGCCAACATCCGGTATTGGGATGGCGAGCCGTTGGAAATTATGCCCGGCGCGACACTGATTCAGTGCGGCGGACACTTCGACGGCAGCGCAGTGCTCCATTGGGCTGGCGGCGCGGACGGAAAAGGAGCGCTCTTCGTCGGAGACAGCATCACCGTCGTGCCTGATAGGCGATTCGTCAGCTTTATGACTAGCTATCCGAACCTTATTCCCCTGTCCGCGCCTGAAATCGGACGAATCGTCGCGGCAGTCGATCCGTATGAGTTTGACCGCATATACGGCGGCTGGTGGGGGCGCAATGTTATGCAGAACGCCAAAGACGCCGTGCGCCGGTCCGCAGAACGGTATATCGCACACATTCAGGGCTAA
- the leuB gene encoding 3-isopropylmalate dehydrogenase: MNYSITVLPGDGIGPEVVAEAVKVMNAVGNRFGHTFDTGYGRVGGNAIDDFGTPLPDETVEMCGETDGILFGAVGGPKWDDPRAPTRPEDGILAIRKSLGLFANLRPVKVYPQLINSSPIKSHLLEGVDMIIVRELTGGLYFAKPKKRWDTSRGRRGVDTLKYTEQEIARIVRVGFELAQGRRKRLTSVDKANVLETGRLWREIATEIGEEYPDVELEHVLVDAASMQLINNPAHFDVIVAENTFGDILTDEASVLAGSMGMLPSASLSGLPNPSGRGKRPVSLYEPIHGSAPDIAGQGIANPIGTILSMASMLRYSLGLDDEADAVEQSVEGVLAEGYRTPDIAGDGGEVCRTTDMGDVIAGRV, encoded by the coding sequence ATGAACTATTCTATTACCGTGCTGCCGGGAGACGGCATCGGACCTGAGGTCGTGGCGGAAGCGGTCAAGGTGATGAACGCTGTCGGCAATCGCTTCGGGCATACTTTCGATACGGGCTACGGCAGGGTCGGCGGCAATGCTATCGACGATTTCGGCACGCCCCTGCCGGACGAGACGGTCGAGATGTGCGGCGAGACGGACGGCATATTGTTCGGCGCGGTCGGCGGACCTAAGTGGGACGACCCGCGCGCGCCCACACGCCCCGAGGACGGCATACTGGCAATTCGCAAAAGCCTTGGGCTGTTCGCCAACCTGCGCCCGGTCAAGGTCTATCCGCAGCTGATAAACTCTAGCCCGATAAAATCGCACCTGCTTGAAGGCGTGGACATGATTATCGTGCGCGAGTTGACGGGCGGGCTGTATTTCGCAAAGCCTAAGAAGCGCTGGGACACCTCGCGGGGACGGCGCGGCGTGGACACGCTGAAGTACACTGAGCAGGAAATCGCGCGCATCGTTCGCGTGGGCTTCGAGTTGGCGCAAGGCCGCCGTAAGCGCCTGACATCGGTGGACAAGGCGAATGTGCTCGAAACCGGCAGGCTTTGGCGCGAAATCGCCACCGAGATCGGCGAGGAATACCCCGATGTCGAGCTTGAGCATGTTCTCGTTGACGCGGCATCGATGCAGCTCATTAACAATCCGGCGCACTTCGATGTCATCGTGGCGGAGAATACATTCGGCGACATTCTGACAGACGAAGCGTCCGTGCTTGCGGGATCGATGGGTATGCTGCCGTCTGCGAGCCTATCCGGGCTGCCAAATCCGAGCGGTCGCGGCAAGCGCCCGGTCAGCCTGTACGAGCCGATTCACGGCAGCGCGCCGGACATCGCCGGTCAGGGCATCGCGAATCCCATCGGCACCATCCTGAGCATGGCGTCGATGCTACGCTACTCGCTGGGACTCGACGACGAGGCGGACGCCGTAGAGCAGTCTGTCGAGGGCGTCCTAGCGGAGGGCTACCGCACGCCAGACATTGCCGGAGATGGCGGCGAAGTTTGCCGCACAACCGACATGGGCGATGTTATCGCGGGACGGGTATAG